The window tcctgcgtccgTTATCTTTCCCCCCGTTCTTTGACCTGCGAAACCCCAAAGACCCAGTCCCACGGCTGCTCACCTTTCACCAGGACGCGGCCGACGCCAAATTCTTTTTTCCACACTTTCAGCCCGTTTTTGTCGTAGACGCAAGGCATGGTAggcgctttcgtctctcctctcgggcCTCCACTGCGGGTCGTAGCATCCTCGTCCAAGCAAATTACAGCCACGTCGAGGAGAAGCTCGGCGAGATCGAGCAGTTCTCTCTGCCGGTCCCAGTCTtctgcggcgccttctcgcggccCCTCTCTCCCGGCTTTCTCCTGCGCGTCGTCGCGCGTTCCCTGCTTATGCATTCCCTGCTTCGAGCATTGCACCCCAACGGTCGCGCTGTTTGCTCCGAAGAAAGGCCGTGTCTTTTCCGGAGAGTTGGCCTGTCGCTGGGAGTGCCCAGACAGAACAGACGCCTGGTTCTGCCGCAGGTTGAAGGCTGCCCGCCGTTCTTCCAGCACGCCCAACACGAACTCCGCGGCGTCGGCTGATGACGCCAGTCTGCTCAGCCCTGGAAACGAGTCAGCAGGAGACGGTCTAGCCAGTCGTTCTCggctctccttcctgtctgCCGGCGGcctccctcctgtctcctctacacgtctctctccagagccaAAACTTTCGCTCCTGCTCAAGGGTCTTTCGGCGCCCACCTGAGCTGCCGATACCTCGAATTCTCTGCATGCTTGCGACCGGTTTGCACCAGGGGCCGTGTCCCCCAAAGCCAGCGCTGCCTCTGACGGGTGGGGGCCGGCCGCTCGGCCGAGAGCGTCCACGAaggctctctcctccttcgccgcgGTGTCGGACAGAGCCGCCTGCCGCCCCTCCTGGGCCGTCACGGGCGACGCCTCTGTAGAACACGTTTCCGGCGAAAGGGTCTGTCGACCTTCGacgttcgtttctctctctgggctGATCGATCCGgcgctcgctctcctctctttctcgcccgccAAAAGCAATCCCCAATTGTCCGACTGCAGCCCACCCTCCCCACGTGCTTGGCGTTTCCCGTGCTCTTCTGCGTGCGACAGAAGCCGCTCGACGTCTGTGCGCGACGTCCCCTGGCAGGTGCCCTCCCCCTGACTGTCGCCTTCGGTCTCCGACTGCCGCCGAGATGCCGCGGACGAGAAAGACTCCCCTGACAACTGTCTCTCGTGTGACCAGCCCAGGGGCGCACCCTGggaagcagcggcgccgaACCCCCCCTCGCAATGCTCTGAAGACAGCGTGTATGTGTCGGAGTCGACGTTTCCTCTGGTGGACACACCGTTTGCGTGGTCCCCATTTTCCCGCACCacgccgcagccgcaggcCCCGTCTGACCTCTCGCTGGCGTCTCCACTCGGGCCAACCCCCGCGGCGCGTGTCGCCTcacttccctcctcttccccctcgccATGTGTCCCCTCTCCTTCACGCGGTTCTCCCTCCCGGCGCGCGAACTGACCCAGGTGGTGACGCTGCGCCGGCAGCACCGCGCCGTCCGCAGCCGCGTCCATCTGGGTTCGTGCCTTTTCCGAGTCTCTCTGTAAAGATGCATTCGTCGGCTCTCCAAGACCCGGCGGTGCACAGGGCGCGGCCCCTGGCCTGGCCAGCAGCGCGCTGTCAAGcccagacgcaggcgactgCGAGTCCTCAGCCGGGACCGGACAGCCGCCAGCCGCCAGCCGCGTGGAGTCTTTCGAATTCGGAGCTCGGTCCCTCGAGTGCGCGTCCGGCGGATGTCTTTTCGAGAATGACAGCGGATCTTTGCCTTCACGGGGCCCCAAGCAGATGAGGCGCCGTGCGAAGAATCGAATCCACCGCGGCGGTCGGCGTGAAGACGGGGGGACGGCGCCTCCGGTAGCTTCTGCGCACTCGGCGcccgcgcctttctcggGCACGCCCTCCGGCAGgcctcctgcctcgcgcgaCCTCGAGCTGCGCCGCGGCGGGCCGTTGCGCCACGAGGTTCTCCGGCGACGCCGCGTCCTCCCGGCCTCACTTTTGGGCGACAGCACGTCTCCATGTCTCTCGGGGGACTGCGCCTCGGCCGACGGGGGTTCCAGCGCGGCGGGACCAGCCACCTCCGGAATTCctttccctgcatgcgcagccgCGTCCCCCCGTCTCGTGCCTGACATCCGTCCGACGCAGTTCCCGTCGGGAAGCACGGGCACCACACTCACTGCGCTCTGGAGGCCAGGTCCCGACTCTCTGTTCCTGCGAGAAGaccggctgtctccgttttttgcGGGGACCCGGACCGCGCCGGCTGAGACGGCCGACGCCTCGCAGCTAGCTGTCTCACCGTGTCCGCGTGGCGCGAACGGTGTCGGGAGGACGTCAATCGCGGGGGGCGGGCGACACGCGGGaggcaacgcagagaggcgagccgcGGAAGACGGGCGAGACCCGCCCGGCCTGCAGGGCCGGGCGGGGGCCTTCCCGAACTCGGGTTCATAACGGCACAGATACGCGGTCGGCAGAGCGGCGGGAGACACGCCAGAGCCTGCCACGGGCGACAGCGGCCATTCAGTGCCCTCAGGCATGGTCTTGGCTTTCGCCGCGGGGACGGGTGCTGGCGGAGGGCGACCagaagcggaggcggcgtctaggggagaaagagcgggacgcggaagaggctGCTCCGCAATGCGAGGCGCCGTGACGCCGGccgacagagacgcgtccctgtgtctctcctgctcggGTCCTGGTGTGCGAGGCGCCGAGCCTGGCGCGCCGGAAGCAGCCTCCCAGTACGAGCGAGAACTGGGagcggaagggaagaaagcctGCGCCGCCCTACTAGATGTTGCAGGCCGCGCGCGATCAGTGTGCGGCTCGCCGCCGGCAGCCGTCGCAGCGCCCGGTGTCTGAAGGGACGATGCCTGTGGACCGTGGAAAGTGCGGCTGACTGGAGACGCGCTTGCGGGGCCCTCGAGAGCTCGCAGCTTGGCTCTCTGAAgcagcgccgccgcttcctcccttAAAAATGCAGGCGGTTCAGGagcgccgctcgccgctgGGGGCGCGGCAGCGGGCAGCCACGAAGGGCGtagaagggaaacgcgttGCAGGGActccgaggaagaacaggaaaagagactCTCGACTGAAGAGCTCGCCTTCACCCCGTCCCTCCGTTCGCGGGCTCCTCTCCGCGCCGGTTCCGCGTGGTCTCGAACGCCTTCGGCAGATTGCCCGGCCGCGCAGGCTGAGCGTTCACCGGTCGGCCCTGGCAAGCAATGGACGGCGGAGCGACAGCGGGCCTCCGCATCTGCGCCGAGGACCGCGAATGCCCTTCCACCCTCCGTgatgtctctgtctccggtctcttcgttctcccgcttcgtctcgtccCTCGAGCGGTCGGCGTACTCACAC is drawn from Neospora caninum Liverpool complete genome, chromosome X and contains these coding sequences:
- a CDS encoding Protein containing a possible START(Steroidogenic acute regulatory (STAR) related lipid transfer) domain,related, which translates into the protein MILNRGVVSEREAGSGRLSGIPPRRGGDPAASSGFARARSSARDASTPGRKEERRETPTATPRVLGMKLVSCEYADRSRDETKRENEETGDRDITEGGRAFAVLGADAEARCRSAVHCLPGPTGERSACAAGQSAEGVRDHAEPARRGARERRDGVKASSSVESLFSCSSSESLQRVSLLRPSWLPAAAPPAASGAPEPPAFLREEAAALLQRAKLRALEGPASASPVSRTFHGPQASSLQTPGAATAAGGEPHTDRARPATSSRAAQAFFPSAPSSRSYWEAASGAPGSAPRTPGPEQERHRDASLSAGVTAPRIAEQPLPRPALSPLDAASASGRPPPAPVPAAKAKTMPEGTEWPLSPVAGSGVSPAALPTAYLCRYEPEFGKAPARPCRPGGSRPSSAARLSALPPACRPPPAIDVLPTPFAPRGHGETASCEASAVSAGAVRVPAKNGDSRSSRRNRESGPGLQSAVSVVPVLPDGNCVGRMSGTRRGDAAAHAGKGIPEVAGPAALEPPSAEAQSPERHGDVLSPKSEAGRTRRRRRTSWRNGPPRRSSRSREAGGLPEGVPEKGAGAECAEATGGAVPPSSRRPPRWIRFFARRLICLGPREGKDPLSFSKRHPPDAHSRDRAPNSKDSTRLAAGGCPVPAEDSQSPASGLDSALLARPGAAPCAPPGLGEPTNASLQRDSEKARTQMDAAADGAVLPAQRHHLGQFARREGEPREGEGTHGEGEEEGSEATRAAGVGPSGDASERSDGACGCGVVRENGDHANGVSTRGNVDSDTYTLSSEHCEGGFGAAASQGAPLGWSHERQLSGESFSSAASRRQSETEGDSQGEGTCQGTSRTDVERLLSHAEEHGKRQARGEGGLQSDNWGLLLAGEKERRASAGSISPERETNVEGRQTLSPETCSTEASPVTAQEGRQAALSDTAAKEERAFVDALGRAAGPHPSEAALALGDTAPGANRSQACREFEVSAAQVGAERPLSRSESFGSGERRVEETGGRPPADRKESRERLARPSPADSFPGLSRLASSADAAEFVLGVLEERRAAFNLRQNQASVLSGHSQRQANSPEKTRPFFGANSATVGVQCSKQGMHKQGTRDDAQEKAGREGPREGAAEDWDRQRELLDLAELLLDVAVICLDEDATTRSGGPRGETKAPTMPCVYDKNGLKVWKKEFGVGRVLVKASFMLPVLPEQYASFASDSRLRATWDANLGGHAILETLTTNTDICQVSLKRVATLYPRDLVTLRARRSWAIPTPKHEPADHAKADERREAKQVYASCSCSIDHPAAPEHTSHVRMDIRLSAYVASPVVTPFGVWTEVTLFSEADPKGWIPGVVSRSLAAKVLPSTVEKMAVNMLNHYGIAWDGPSATGYASRRLATYCEQAAHGGPRLKFGR